The genomic stretch CAATTACAGATTCTAACGATTCTGCATCTTCCTTCATGACAACGGATAAATCTTTGTTGGATGTGACTACAACTTCTTGTGTTGCATATCCAATAGAGGAGAATACTAATGTACTTCCATTTGGAACTCCTTTAATGGTAAAGTTACCATCAAAATCGGTTGCAGTTCCTTTTGTTGTATTTTTTACTAATACAGTAACGCCAGGTAGCGGCATATTAGTGCCATCTTCCATAACATTCCCTTTAATCTCAAAGTCTTGTCCGTAGCTCCATATTGAGCAGAGCATGAATACAAGGATGATTAAATAACGGTTCATATAAATTGATTTTTTAATTGATCACAATATATATATGATTGTTAACGAATCCTTAAAAAACACCTATACAAAAAACATACATGATACTAATACTGTTATTTTATTACTGATTTTTCAATAAAAACCCTTTATTTAGTATGTGTTCGCAATTATACATTGTTATGAAAAAAAATGAGTACAACCTGTATTTTAGGCTACTACATCGATAATGTTGTGGTAATGTTGTAGTAAGTTTGAAGTATGTTGTATTTATTATAGGTTCAAAAAGTAGTCATTAAGGTTAATTTCTCTTGCTAAGCTAATTTTTTTGCGCAATCGGTATCGTTTTATCTCCACACTTCGTACTGAGATATTTAGCAAAGGTGCAATTTCTTTTGATGATAAGTTTAGTCGTAAATATGCACATAACCGAAGATCGTTTGCCGTCAGTTTTGGATGTAGTTCTTTTACTTTCTTGAAGAAATCTTTATCTGCATGATTAAACGCTTCTTCAAAGAATTTCCAATCATCTGCATTGTTTATATTTTTATCAATCATACGGATCACAGGTGCTACACTCTGTTCTCCTTTTTGTTTTTGTAATTCCCGCTTAATGCTACTCAGTGTTTCATTCTTTTTAATCATGTTCATAGTCGAAATTGCCAATTCACGATTCTTTGATTCAATGTCACTATTTAGTTGTGAATTTTTTAGTTGAATGATTTCTTTTTGTGCTTCTAATTCTTTGAGTGCTAAATCGCGCGTAGTTTTTTCTAATACACGTTCTCGTTGTTTTCTGTAATAATTTTTATAGAAACTGTTCAATCCTGTAAAGAGTAAAATAGCTATAATTAAATACAACAATAAAGCTAGGTTTGATATATACCAAGGTCTATGAATGATAAACGAATAGCTAGCCGTGTTTGCTGTTTCCTGATTGTTGATAAGTGCTTTTACTTTAAAAGTATAACTTCCAAATGGCAAATTTTCAAAGGACGCATTGGTGGATGTACTCCAATCACTCCATTCATCATAAAAACCTTCTAACTGATAGGAATAGGTTGCGACTTCATATTTGTTGTATGCAGGAATGTTATACATAAACGCTAAGAAGTTTTTATTTGCGCTGAATTCGCCTTTTTCCCCCAAAGCTATTTCATTATTACCGCCCGAAAGTGTGTGATTGGTGACAGTATTAATTGTAATTTCATATGTTTTTGGATGCATTTCTGCCAAATCAATCGTTATATATCCATTAGAAGTTCCTAATAAATAATTTTTACCTGCTAAATGTGTAATGTTTTCATAGCCTTTCATTTCGTTTCGCAATGATTGTGGAATGGCAATACGGTGTACTTTAAAGTTTTTGTTTAATTTTTCTTTCGTAACATAGTTTAGATAATTATCCGTAAATGCCCATAAATAACCAACATTATCTACGATTAGTTTTCCAGTAGTATATTCGTCTGCGTCAAAAATAGTACTGAGAATCGTTTCTTTTTGAAAAGCTTTTGTTGCTATATCATACCCGAAAATTCCGTTTTTATTGGCTTGATATATTATATTATCAAACTGAATTAAACTCGAATTTGCACTTTTCTGTAACGTTTCATTCTTAGTAAATTCTGTAACTTCTTGATAATCAGAATCAATTGTAAGTTCATATACACCTTTGTATTCATGATTCATTAGAATTTTTGTTGGCGTTGCCCATTCAAAGTGTTTGGATGAAATGTTGAATCCTTTGAGTTTGCGACTGTATATCCATGAATCTTCTTGCTTATTAAGCATATGCAATCCGTCGTAATTCCCTTGAATAATCATGTTTTCTTTCCCTGGAACAGTTTTGATGTCCCAAGTTCCTTCGATATCGGCTATTTTTTGCTGTTTGCCATCATTTATAATAAAAGTTCCCAAATCATGACCACAAAACAATTGATTGTCAATGACACGCAAACACCAAACTTGTCCATTTGTTCCTTCCATAAAGTTAAAATCTGAAGGTTCATTTTCTGCTTTGTAAAATAATCCTTGATTCGTTCCTAAATACAGATATCCATTATGAGTTACGGACGCATAAATAGTTCCCAAGCGTCCTTTTTGATCGGCGTAGTATTTAAAAGGTTCTTTTGTATTAAGACAATCAATTCCATTGTCGAGTCCAATCCATACATTGCCATCCATATCTTCAAATAAAGAAAGTGCAGTATTATCGCCTAAACCATTGGCTTGATCTATGTGATACAACAACTCGCCAGCTGCTGAGATATGAAAAATTCCATTCGAAATAGTTCCTAATACAAAACTTCCATCACCGAGTTGGATACTTGTGTACACACTTTCTTGCTTATATTGCTCTTGATATGGCAATTGAAAAGCTGTCAATCCAGTTTCATCAAAAGTATACCAACTTCCATTTCGTGTGATAATTATTTTTTGATTTCCTTTAGGGAACAATCCGACAATTCTATTGTTTTTTAAAATTGCATTGTCACTCACCAACGTTTTTTCTCCATTTTCAATACTAAACAAACCTTCATTTAGTACTTGAAAGAATAATTCGCCATCAATTTTGTATAATTTCGTGATTGTTTGTGAAGCTTCTATTATTTTTAAAGACTTGGTTTCTGTGTGATAACTGTAAATTCGATCTAACGATTGAAAGAGAACCCATTTATCCAGTTGACTGATTTCCCAAATCTGTTCATCTTCCATCATTTCAAGATTCAGTTCGTCACTTAATGATGTGTATTCTAGATTTCCCGTAGCATTGCGTTCCCAATAACCAAAATTCCTGTAACAACCAATATACACTCGGTTTCCAATAACTTTTACCGAACGCATAATAGTTTCATTGGGCGATTTGTACAGTTTCCATTGCGCACCATTGTATTCCAATAATCCTTTGTTGTTGGCTATATATATGTAGGCGTCATCCGACTGAGAAATCATCCAGTTTTGATTGTCTGCCTTGTATATTTTGGGCGTATAATTTATGATAGGCGGTAATTCCTGAGAGAAACACAGGCACGCACACAAGAGTGTATATATGTATAAAAAGTATCGCAAGGAATAGTTGAGTTTGGGTTTGACCATAAATTTACTGTTATTTTTTTAATTTTATATAACATCTATTGTCTCTATTATATGAAAGTACTTTTAATTCTAGGAAAGCACTAGATTCTTCGATGATTTTACGTGGAAGCTTTATCTTCGCACAAAATTTACCATTTTCATGGAAGAACAAAAACTATTTACGTTTGTATATAGATACTTAAAAGAACGCAACTACACCGAAGAAACGGCTATGTACGCCAATTTAGCGGCTGGTATTTTGGGTGTCCTTATCGTAGCTTTTATTATAGATTTAATTGTGAGGCGTATTTTGATTGCGTTGGCGAGAAGAATTTCGATAAAGACAAAGAATAAGTTTGATGATTTTTTGATTGCGAATCATACGCCTCAAAATACAGCACATTTAGTTCCTGCTTTTTTAATTGCGCAAACAACGCCGTATTTGTTCACCAATTTCCCCGAATTTCAAGTTGGCTTTTTGAAAGCTATTGATGTTTTATTGGTCATTTTGATTATCAAAGTGATTCGTAGCATATTGCTTTCCATTCGAGATTACTTAAAAACCTTGCCTGCTTTTTGGGATAAACCTATTGATAGTTACATTCAAGTATTCATGATTTTTATATGGATTATTGGAATTGTGTCTGCTTTTTCAATTCTTACGGAGAAATCTGTGTTGACTTTTGTGACAACGCTTGGCGCCATGTCTGCAATAATCTTATTGATTTTTAAAGATACAATTCTTGGTTTTGTTGCCAGTATTCAGGTTTCTGTGAACGATATGGTTCGCATTGGCGATTGGATTACGATGGAAAAATACGGCGCAGACGGAGATGTTGTTGAGATTAATTTGGCAACGGTAAAAGTCCAGAATTTTGATAAAACCATTACTACGATTCCAACATACGCCTTGATTTCAGATTCGTTTAAGAATTGGCGCGGCATGAGTGAATCCGATGGACGCCGCATAAAACGTGCTATTATTATTAAAACACATAGTATTCATTACCTCAGCGATGAAGAAATTGAGGAATTACAAAAGATACAGCTCGTTTCCGAGTATGTTTCACAGCGACAAAAAGACATTGAAAAGTTTAACGGAGAACATTCCGCAGACAAGTCAATACTAATCAACGGACGCAATATGACCAACATTGGAGTTTTCCGTAAGTATGTAGAATCGTATTTGGAAAAACATCCTGCTATTAATGAAGAAATGATGGTGATGAGTCGTCAATTACCGCAAACACCACAAGGAGTTCCGTTGGAGATTTACGCGTTTAGCAAAGACAAAGAATGGAAAAACTACGAACATATTATGGGCGATATCTTTGACCATTTGTTTGCCGCAGTTCCGTATTTTAATTTGGAGACGTATGAGTTGAATGTTGTTTCTTAGACTCGCTGTCGCTCTTGGAATGTTGGTATCGCTGCGCTCTTAGACTCGCTTTGCTTTTGGTATGTTGGTATGTTGGTATGTTGGTATGTTGGTATGTTGAAATTAATTCCTAAACGTCATTTCGAGTAATTTTCGACAGAAAATTGTATCGAGAAACTTTTCACTTTCAACTTTTTACTTTCAACTTTTCACTTTTAGTTTTTCACTTTTAGTTTTTTCACTTTCCTGCGCTTTCTTCACAATAGCCTTCAGCTTCGCCTTCGTCGCTTCCTTCTCCGCGCGCTCTTTGTTGAGTTTGCGTTGCATGAGTTTGGTGTGCTTTGCTTTGTTTTTGGTGTTTTTTTGTTTGTTTGATTTTGGCATTACTAATTCTGTCTTTTAAGTTCGTCTAATGTTATACCGTTTTTATCTTTCCATGATCTCCAACCGTTAGAAGAACGACCTAATATTGTTGCAGCAGCAGCACTTGGAGAGTTAAATATATAGTCTTGTTGAAATACATATACATCATTTTCCTGTTTTAGTATTTCTTCTTTTATTAATCGCTTGCGCAACACACCAATCCACTTATTCATTCCTTTGGTTTCTTCAATACTAGATTTTCCATCTTTGTATACTAAGAAACCGTCATCCGTTAGTTCGCCAATTGCTGAAGCATTGTTTCTGCCATTGCAATAAAATAATTCTTTAATACTTTTTGCTTTCCGTTTTTCTTCAAATATAGGATAACCCAATGTTGCTAAGAGTATTTTGGCTGTATCAAAATTATCTAATAAATCATATTCTCTACTTTCTGATATGGATGGTTTTTTTGAGCCTGTATCATTGTCAATTGCATATCTGCCAATCTCCATAGCTTGATGCAAACAATGATGCTCTAAGTATTTACCATCGGTTTTGGTATACTCATCTGTTTTAGTTGTGATGATAACACAATGTGTCCAAAAGTCTTTTTTTCTGTTGTGCGATTGTATTCGTGTAAAACAATCTTCGCCTTCTCCTATATATACTATTGGTTTTGCACCATCTTCGGTATTGCCAAACAAAAAATATACACCTGTAAAGTGTACCATGTCACGTTTTGCAACTTCTTGCATTTTATTTCTTGGAAATAGAATCGCTTTTACTAACCTATTGGTGATTTCTGCTTCTCTAATACTTGTTGGTGAACCGTCTGGTAAGAATATTTGTATGGTTTGTGGTTTGTTTTGCATAAATAAGCATTAATAAGGTGCTACAATTTCTATAATTTTATTGGTTGAATACTTTAATTTATCAGAAATGTTTAAACTTTCGAGTATTGATTCTTCTGCTTTATTTAATTTTTCAACAGCTTCATTAGGTATTAATACTTTTACATTTCGTTTTTCAACAATCTTATCCATCATAAAATTACACCATTCAATATTCAGTACATCATCATTAAATGCTTGTCCTATATTCCTAGATAATAAGTATCGGTACATAAAGATTCGTAATTGCCTTGGCGTTATATTCCCATTAATATTTTTAGCAGCTACCTTTAATTTTTCTAATTCTTCTCGTTTAAGTACATAACTAATTTCTTTTGGATTAATTTCTTCTGCTTCCTCGGTTCCAGTAGTATCATTGCTTTTTGAAGGTGATTCTGCATCGGGTTGGTTAGGATTATTTGAATTAAGGTTGTTATCTACAATTATTTCATCATTATTACTTTTTTCTTCAACGCCTATTTTTTCTGCATAGTTATCAATTATTTGATTTTTTTCTTTTTCATACAGAGGAGGAAGTTTTAAACATGCAATGAAAAGCTTATCCATATATTCTTTTACTAAAGCATCTTTTCTTGCATCATTCTTATCTTGTTTAATAAAGTTTCTATATTTCCATTGTATAGCACGTTCTAAAATATCTTCATCAATAGCAGAAATTATAATTACTCGTTTTGAGATTTCATCATCTTCAAGCATCACTCGTAGTGCATCTATTACTTGTATTAAACGTTCTTCGTGACAACGATCAATATCATCAACAAATAAAAGAAGTCGTTTTTGGTCATTTTTTAAGTGCTCAGCATTATTGTCTTCTTTTTTAAATTCAGTTTTCATCCAAGCACGTAGAATATATTTTAATTCTTCTTGTATTTCTGCTTGTACACCAAGTAGTTTATTGAAATTAGGTTTGTGTGTATAGGTTTTTATGAGTCGTTTACCTTTATCTCCTAATTTCCATATTTTATTAAAAAATGATAGCAATGGGACTACTGTTCCAGTTAATAAAAACATTTTCCAATACTTAAAATCTTCTAGAAAGTTAGGGTTATATATAGCTAAACAGATTACAAGAAGTGCAAGAACTGTGAATAGACATATATCAAAAATCCCGTTACGGATTCTATTTAAACGAAATAATAATCGGGTCTCATTCCATTTTGCTGCGATAGGGTAAAATATTCTCTTTTGAAAGAAGTTACCATGTTTGCGCAATTCATTATTTTTATGAGTGAGGTATAACTCCATTATTTTTTGATACAAATATGCCCAAACGCCTTCTGTATCTTGGTATTTCCATGCATGAAACTTTAGATAATAAAACTGATTTTTCTTATTTTCATTATCTGCTTTTTCATGGTGAGTCAAATTAAGTTCGTTTTCTACTTGACTCATGAAATAGGTTTTTCCTCTTCCCCATTGCCCAAAAACACCAAGCATTTGCCCAGGACTATTTTTCAAATTACGAATCAATTCAGCAAATGTTTTACTCAATACGGTCACATCTAACTTTGGCATTACCTCATTATCATACGTATTATATGGGTTTGCATATACATTGGTTGATTTTTTAGTATCGCTACTTCTTTTTGCTCGTATATACTCTTTTTGAAACCATAGTTCTGTTACTCGTTTTTTAACTTCTTCTTGTCGTATTTGTCGTATACCTGCTTCAAGTTTATATTCAAATTGTTCTTCTGTTGCTAAATCATATATAGTTGCCTTAGCAACTAATATCCAATCTCCCCAATCGACTTTTAATTCTCTAAATTCTTTTTCTAAGTGTGCATAAGGAGAATCAGGAAAGGTTTGCATATTATCGTTTACTCTGGCAACACTATGTACCGTATGACCGTCCGTAATAGCAACTAAATCTCCCAAGTTAAAGGTATGCTTCTCAAATGTGATAACTATTTTTTCTCTTTTGAGTAATTCATTAAAATTAGGGTTGCCTCTTCCCCAACGTGTTCCTAGTTTCCAAACAACACCAGTATCGCCACCGCCTAAATGATTTCCTTCTTTATCAAAAATTGGAAACCCCATTTTTATCAAGTAATCATTCGTTGGTGCGCCACCATTTAAAGCGTATTTACTTGGATCTAAACCTTTGTATCTTGCTGCCAAACGAATAACTTCTTTAGGAGGATATAGTTTTCCTAAAATTAATACATCATATTTTGTAGATGCTATTAAAGTAGTTGGGGCTACATTTCCATGTTCAATTCCATTTAATACATCTTCCCTAGTAACAAGTTTTGCTAAACTTTCTGCCATTTTTTAAGTCTATAATTATACTTATTCGAATCTAATGAAACCAATTGGATGATTTTTACGGGTTTCCACAATTTTGTCAGTTATGTATTCGTTGTCAAAATGTAAGAAAAAAACAAATTATTGTTTGTTGCAAAATGATTCTACTTTGCTCTAGTTGCCCTTTAGTATGTTTATAACACTATCATGTATGAACATCGGACAGACCAAATCGCTAAAAATACACATCCTAAATGCAGCGTAATGATTTACACAAGGGAGCATGCTCCCTTGTGTATTTCTATTTCCCAACAGTAACTTGCCCATTCATCAACATCGGTAACAACCAATCACGAAGTTCTGCTAGTTTTTGGTTTTGTTTAGAGTTCACTATTATCTTATCATGAATTGGATCTGCAATTATTTTAAATGCCTTCACAACCTCTTTATTAGGAATACAAAGTTTTAAACTAAATAGATCATTTTTTGTGATTGATCCGAATGTAGTTCCTGAAGAATTTCTTCTATCAAAGATTTGTTTAAAATATTCCATTTGACTCCACAAAAAAGATATTGAACCTTCTTTTTCACTCAAAGCTGCCAAACCTCGACCAATACAACAACTCTCCATAGCTTGATTTAATGTTCCTACTGGAGCTCTAACAGATAATAGAATATCTCCTTTTTCTGCCATTCTTGAAGGTTCTGTTGTATATTTTCTAACTGTTGGAAACCTTGATCCAAAATCTGTAGAACCTTGATAAAAAACTGTTCCTATTCCTTCTTCATTATAGGAACTACCTGATGGAGATTGTCCCATTGTAATATCTGCAATATCTGATAAAACACCATCTTCCCAACCTTCAGGAATCTCACGTTTTAAGGTTTTATTGAACACCATTTTTCCGCCAGAAGCCTTGTATGGCTTTCCATTGACATCGGGGAACTCAAACTGAACAAACCAATAATCATACAACGTTTTTGCCATGGCTTCCAACTGCGCATTGATCTTGTTGTTGAGTTCTATTTTGGCATCTAAATCAGAAAGGACTTTTGCGATTTGCTTTTGTATTGAAAACTTTGGAAGCACTATTTCAAAATTTTTAATATCATTTGAATTAAGGTTTTTACGTACTCCAGAAGAAAGATTTCTTAAATTATCATATTGAGTTTTTAAATAATAATAAACATATTCATAGTAAGCTTTATTTTCATCAATTACTATATTACAACAAGCCTGATTTGTTGTCGTTTCATTCTTTAAAATAGAAACACTTCCTCTTGTTTTACCTTCTCCATACATAGCCACACTTAGTGTATTTCTTGGATTGAGTTTAATAGATGTATTCTCTAAAGCAAACTTTGTTATTTTTTCATTAGAATCGTATATATACTTTTTTCCTAATTGCTCTGTTTTAACCCAAGGAATATTTCCATTTAGCCAAAATTGATCATTTGACCTAAGTGGAGTTAAACCACTATTTATAATTTTTGAAATATCTTTAAGTGAAACTCTATTCATACCTCAACCCTTTCAAATTATCTTGAATCTCCTTTTCTAATTGTTTCGATTCCGCAAATAAATCGTGTAAATTGGTTTCAAAACCTTGCATTTTTTCTGTAAATTCTTTAGGCGTAATATCTACATATTCAATTTTTACTTCAAAGTATTGCCCTGCACTTAAGCTGTAGTTTTTGGCGGCAATGTCTTCATAAGAAACCACTACCGAGAAATCATCTTTGGCTTCTTTGCTTGCAAACACATCTATAATTTGTTGTTCTTCCGCTTCGGTCAATACTGTTTTTTGGTTTTTGCCTTCTTTTACTTTTTCGCCTAAGTTAGACGCATCTATCAACACTACATTTTCGGTATTGGTTTTGTCTAAGAACAAGATACTTACATTCGTGCCCGTCGTCGCAAATATATTGCTCGGCATGCTTACCACACCTGCCAACATTTTACTTTCTACCAGCTTTT from Kordia antarctica encodes the following:
- a CDS encoding mechanosensitive ion channel family protein — its product is MEEQKLFTFVYRYLKERNYTEETAMYANLAAGILGVLIVAFIIDLIVRRILIALARRISIKTKNKFDDFLIANHTPQNTAHLVPAFLIAQTTPYLFTNFPEFQVGFLKAIDVLLVILIIKVIRSILLSIRDYLKTLPAFWDKPIDSYIQVFMIFIWIIGIVSAFSILTEKSVLTFVTTLGAMSAIILLIFKDTILGFVASIQVSVNDMVRIGDWITMEKYGADGDVVEINLATVKVQNFDKTITTIPTYALISDSFKNWRGMSESDGRRIKRAIIIKTHSIHYLSDEEIEELQKIQLVSEYVSQRQKDIEKFNGEHSADKSILINGRNMTNIGVFRKYVESYLEKHPAINEEMMVMSRQLPQTPQGVPLEIYAFSKDKEWKNYEHIMGDIFDHLFAAVPYFNLETYELNVVS
- a CDS encoding GIY-YIG nuclease family protein, with protein sequence MQNKPQTIQIFLPDGSPTSIREAEITNRLVKAILFPRNKMQEVAKRDMVHFTGVYFLFGNTEDGAKPIVYIGEGEDCFTRIQSHNRKKDFWTHCVIITTKTDEYTKTDGKYLEHHCLHQAMEIGRYAIDNDTGSKKPSISESREYDLLDNFDTAKILLATLGYPIFEEKRKAKSIKELFYCNGRNNASAIGELTDDGFLVYKDGKSSIEETKGMNKWIGVLRKRLIKEEILKQENDVYVFQQDYIFNSPSAAAATILGRSSNGWRSWKDKNGITLDELKRQN
- a CDS encoding restriction endonuclease subunit S — its product is MNRVSLKDISKIINSGLTPLRSNDQFWLNGNIPWVKTEQLGKKYIYDSNEKITKFALENTSIKLNPRNTLSVAMYGEGKTRGSVSILKNETTTNQACCNIVIDENKAYYEYVYYYLKTQYDNLRNLSSGVRKNLNSNDIKNFEIVLPKFSIQKQIAKVLSDLDAKIELNNKINAQLEAMAKTLYDYWFVQFEFPDVNGKPYKASGGKMVFNKTLKREIPEGWEDGVLSDIADITMGQSPSGSSYNEEGIGTVFYQGSTDFGSRFPTVRKYTTEPSRMAEKGDILLSVRAPVGTLNQAMESCCIGRGLAALSEKEGSISFLWSQMEYFKQIFDRRNSSGTTFGSITKNDLFSLKLCIPNKEVVKAFKIIADPIHDKIIVNSKQNQKLAELRDWLLPMLMNGQVTVGK
- a CDS encoding P-loop NTPase fold protein → MAESLAKLVTREDVLNGIEHGNVAPTTLIASTKYDVLILGKLYPPKEVIRLAARYKGLDPSKYALNGGAPTNDYLIKMGFPIFDKEGNHLGGGDTGVVWKLGTRWGRGNPNFNELLKREKIVITFEKHTFNLGDLVAITDGHTVHSVARVNDNMQTFPDSPYAHLEKEFRELKVDWGDWILVAKATIYDLATEEQFEYKLEAGIRQIRQEEVKKRVTELWFQKEYIRAKRSSDTKKSTNVYANPYNTYDNEVMPKLDVTVLSKTFAELIRNLKNSPGQMLGVFGQWGRGKTYFMSQVENELNLTHHEKADNENKKNQFYYLKFHAWKYQDTEGVWAYLYQKIMELYLTHKNNELRKHGNFFQKRIFYPIAAKWNETRLLFRLNRIRNGIFDICLFTVLALLVICLAIYNPNFLEDFKYWKMFLLTGTVVPLLSFFNKIWKLGDKGKRLIKTYTHKPNFNKLLGVQAEIQEELKYILRAWMKTEFKKEDNNAEHLKNDQKRLLLFVDDIDRCHEERLIQVIDALRVMLEDDEISKRVIIISAIDEDILERAIQWKYRNFIKQDKNDARKDALVKEYMDKLFIACLKLPPLYEKEKNQIIDNYAEKIGVEEKSNNDEIIVDNNLNSNNPNQPDAESPSKSNDTTGTEEAEEINPKEISYVLKREELEKLKVAAKNINGNITPRQLRIFMYRYLLSRNIGQAFNDDVLNIEWCNFMMDKIVEKRNVKVLIPNEAVEKLNKAEESILESLNISDKLKYSTNKIIEIVAPY
- a CDS encoding triple tyrosine motif-containing protein, producing the protein MVKPKLNYSLRYFLYIYTLLCACLCFSQELPPIINYTPKIYKADNQNWMISQSDDAYIYIANNKGLLEYNGAQWKLYKSPNETIMRSVKVIGNRVYIGCYRNFGYWERNATGNLEYTSLSDELNLEMMEDEQIWEISQLDKWVLFQSLDRIYSYHTETKSLKIIEASQTITKLYKIDGELFFQVLNEGLFSIENGEKTLVSDNAILKNNRIVGLFPKGNQKIIITRNGSWYTFDETGLTAFQLPYQEQYKQESVYTSIQLGDGSFVLGTISNGIFHISAAGELLYHIDQANGLGDNTALSLFEDMDGNVWIGLDNGIDCLNTKEPFKYYADQKGRLGTIYASVTHNGYLYLGTNQGLFYKAENEPSDFNFMEGTNGQVWCLRVIDNQLFCGHDLGTFIINDGKQQKIADIEGTWDIKTVPGKENMIIQGNYDGLHMLNKQEDSWIYSRKLKGFNISSKHFEWATPTKILMNHEYKGVYELTIDSDYQEVTEFTKNETLQKSANSSLIQFDNIIYQANKNGIFGYDIATKAFQKETILSTIFDADEYTTGKLIVDNVGYLWAFTDNYLNYVTKEKLNKNFKVHRIAIPQSLRNEMKGYENITHLAGKNYLLGTSNGYITIDLAEMHPKTYEITINTVTNHTLSGGNNEIALGEKGEFSANKNFLAFMYNIPAYNKYEVATYSYQLEGFYDEWSDWSTSTNASFENLPFGSYTFKVKALINNQETANTASYSFIIHRPWYISNLALLLYLIIAILLFTGLNSFYKNYYRKQRERVLEKTTRDLALKELEAQKEIIQLKNSQLNSDIESKNRELAISTMNMIKKNETLSSIKRELQKQKGEQSVAPVIRMIDKNINNADDWKFFEEAFNHADKDFFKKVKELHPKLTANDLRLCAYLRLNLSSKEIAPLLNISVRSVEIKRYRLRKKISLAREINLNDYFLNL